Part of the Janibacter alkaliphilus genome is shown below.
GCCTGCTGGGCGCGGTGATGGTCACCGGCCGTGGCCGCAGCCCGGTCTTCGTGCTCGTCCTCGTGCTCATCGGCTTCGCCGTCGGCGTGGTGCTGCGCGACACGCTGCTCACCCGTCAGGCCGAGCGCCGCGAGGCCCGGATGCTCACCGAGTTCCCCACCGTCGCCGAGCTGCTGGCGCTGGCCGTCGGTGCCGGCGAAGGTGCGGTCGGCGCCCTGGAGAGAGTCGTGCGCCTCTCCCACGGCGAGCTGTCCGAGGAGCTCGGCCGGTGCCTGGCCGACGCCCGCGCCGGCGCCAACCTGCCCACCGCTCTGGCCGGTCTGGCCGAGCGCACCGGGCTGGTCAGCCTGGCCCGGTTCGTCGACGGGATCATCATCGCCGTCGAGCGCGGGACCCCGCTGGCCGAGGTGCTGCGCGCCCAGGCGCAGGACGTGCGCGAAGAGGGGCGGCGCCAGCTCATGGAGGCCGGCGGCAAGAAGGAGATCGCGATGATGGTCCCGGTCGTCTTCCTCGTGCTCCCGGTGACCATCCTCTTCGCCCTCTACCCGGGCCTGGGCTTCTTCCAGCTGCAGATGTGAGCTGACGACGTGACCCCTGCGCGCCCCTGGCCCCCGACCCCGCCCACCACCGACCAACCACCGACCGAGTCCACGAGAAGAGCACACCAGGAGAGACCATGACCGACCGACTCCTCGTCGCCCACACCCGCGCCACCGCGGCCCTGCACCGCGCCGCCGAGCGCAGCCGGGACGAACGCGGTGACGTGCCCGGATGGGTCCTCATCACGCTGATGACCGCCGCCCTGGTCACCGGGATCTGGGCGATCGCCGGCGAGCAGCTCAAGGGCATGTTCGAAGAGGCCATCAACGGCGTCACCGGGCCTGACGACGTCCGGTGACCCGGCGCCGCCTGGCTGACGACTCCGGCGCCGCGGTCGCCGAGTTCGTCATGACCTCCACCCTCGTGGTGCTGGTCTTCATGGCCGTCGTCCAGCTGGGCCTCGCGCTGCACGTGCGCAACACGCTCATCTCGTGCGCCTCCGAGGGCGCCCGCTACGGCGCCCGCCAGGGGTCCTCGCCGGAGGAGGGCGCGCAGCGCACCCGTGACCTCATCGGGCGCTCGCTGTCGGAGTCCTACGCCCAGGACGTGCGCGCCGAGGTGCAGACCACCGAGGACGGGGTCGACGTGGTCGTCGTCTCCGTCGAGGCGCCGTTGCCGGTCGTCGGACCCATCGGTCCCAGTGACGGGCTGGACGTGCGCGGGCGCGCCTTCTCGGAGGTGCAGTGAGATGACGCGGTGCAGTGACATGGCACGGTCCCTGGGACGTCGGCTGGCGGCAGAGGACGGATCCGCGGTCATCGAGCTCACCTGGCTGGGCATCCTGCTGCTGGTGCCGCTGATCTACCTCGTGCTCATGATCGCTCGGCTGCAGGCCGGCTCCTACGCGGTGGCTCAGGCGTCCCGGGAGGCCGGCCGCGCCTACATCACGGCGCCGGAGGCAGGCAGCGCCGAACCCCGGGCGCAGGCCGCGGCCGCGATCGCCTTCGCCGACCAGGGGTTCGCCGACGAGGGGCGTCTGGAGGTCTCCTGCTCGGCCGCGCCCTGCTTCACCCCCGAGGGCGAGGTGACCACGACCGCCGAGGTCGACGTGCCGCTGCCGCTCGTGCCGGAGGTGGCCCGGGACGTCGTGCCCCT
Proteins encoded:
- a CDS encoding type II secretion system F family protein is translated as MTELVHGLGPWRSGALVGLALALGVALVLRRLPHRRRATLDDRLEPYLRDTPRPSRLLTEPQVSLAAVIPTVLRPVVSDLAGWIERLLGGSSSVRRRLLRAGREPQVEQLRAEQVVYGFAGALLGGLLGAVMVTGRGRSPVFVLVLVLIGFAVGVVLRDTLLTRQAERREARMLTEFPTVAELLALAVGAGEGAVGALERVVRLSHGELSEELGRCLADARAGANLPTALAGLAERTGLVSLARFVDGIIIAVERGTPLAEVLRAQAQDVREEGRRQLMEAGGKKEIAMMVPVVFLVLPVTILFALYPGLGFFQLQM
- a CDS encoding TadE family protein; amino-acid sequence: MTRRRLADDSGAAVAEFVMTSTLVVLVFMAVVQLGLALHVRNTLISCASEGARYGARQGSSPEEGAQRTRDLIGRSLSESYAQDVRAEVQTTEDGVDVVVVSVEAPLPVVGPIGPSDGLDVRGRAFSEVQ
- a CDS encoding pilus assembly protein, translated to MARSLGRRLAAEDGSAVIELTWLGILLLVPLIYLVLMIARLQAGSYAVAQASREAGRAYITAPEAGSAEPRAQAAAAIAFADQGFADEGRLEVSCSAAPCFTPEGEVTTTAEVDVPLPLVPEVARDVVPLEVPVSATQVSTVPRYEAPR